A part of Ziziphus jujuba cultivar Dongzao chromosome 8, ASM3175591v1 genomic DNA contains:
- the LOC107414725 gene encoding origin of replication complex subunit 3 isoform X4: protein MEMAVNSVSPSEFDSSTPPESSEKNLQPFFILHKASSRSSHRRRIHLSPSKSVIKTDDLLLRMEAFQSVWSEIHSASKDVLRDINTSAFNDIYHWVRQSFHAITSYGMPGFGQATRSFPLLTHATSKQLFTGLVLTKNMEFVDDLLTFEELGLCLKSHGCHVANLSSTDFSAKNGIGGCLRSLLRQFLMVSLDAADMSILASWYREQGNYNSPLIVIVDDMERCCPSILSVFILTLSEWVVKIPIILIMGVATTLDAPRNILPSNVLQQLCPCKFVLGSPAERMDAVLEAALLRQCSMFCIGHKVAVFLRNYFLNQDGTVTSFIRALKIACAQHFYMEPLSFMAGALFEEDNQGFQGERNVLLEGMLKYASELSSPDSDTRAEQIDTTLTCRLRELKRLQKCWSSIVLCLYEAGKHKIRLLDIFCEALDPEAYNSVASDNHTGLGKGFGISTPSDPSMRQQCFTMRKGGFICQAIQKVRLLPEASLSQLLKSWENLTVDIYEIHDKVKELQSMVKLEEGRISKEDLTDICILCSNDRRHASWRRLNIESSKRINEKAASLIDCMVRDFLRPIECLPFHEIGCFRNVEKLQLVYTSPGAW, encoded by the exons ATGGAAATGGCGGTCAACTCTGTTTCACCGTCCGAATTTGATTCATCCACTCCTCCTGAGTCCTCTGAAAAGAATCTacag CCTTTCTTCATTCTTCACAAAGCATCCTCGCGAAGTTCCCACAGGAGGAGGATCCATCTCTCTCCATCAAAATCTGTCATCAAAACCGACGACCTCTTGCTGCGAATGGAAGCTTTTCAATCTGTTTGGTCCGAGATTCACTCCGCCAGCAAG GATGTTCTTAGGGATATCAATACTAGCGCATTCAACGACATATATCATTGGGTTCGCCAGTCCTTCCATGCTATTACATCATATGGAATGCCTGGTTTCGGCCAAGCAACTCGCTCTTTTCCCCTTCTTACTCATGCTACTTCCAAACAACTCTTCACTGGGCTGGTTTTGACCA AGAATATGGAGTTTGTTGATGATTTACTGACATTTGAAGAGCTTGGCCTCTGCCTGAAATCTCATGGATGCCACGTGGCTAACCTTTCGTCAACTGACTTTTCGGCCAAGAACGGGATTGGTGGTTGTCTGAGAAGTTTATTGAGACAGTTTTTAATGGTTTCCTTGGAC GCAGCAGACATGTCCATCTTAGCATCATGGTACAGAGAACAAGGAAACTACAATTCTCCACTGATTGTAATTGTAGATGATATGGAACGATGTTGTCCGTCTATTTTGTCAGTTTTCATTCTCACTTTGAG TGAATGGGTTGTCAAGATcccaataattttaataatgggAGTTGCAACAACACTGGATGCCCCAAGAAACATACTTCCTTCAAATGTGCTGCAGCAGTTGTGCCCTTGTAAATTTGTATTGGGTTCACCAGCTGAGAGAATGGATGCAGTTCTTGAGGCTGCACTTTTGAGGCAGTGTTCTATGTTTTGTATTGGCCATAAGGTGGCAGTTTTTCTGAGAAACTACTTCTTAAATCAGGATGGGACAGTAACATCTTTTATCAGAGCGCTGAAG ATAGCATGTGCTCAACATTTCTACATGGAGCCTTTAAGCTTTATGGCTGGTGCACTTTTTGAAGAAGACAATCAG GGGTTTCAGGGTGAGAGAAATGTTTTATTGGAAGGGATGCTCAAGTATGCTTCTGAGCTTTCATCACCTGATAG TGATACAAGGGCTGAACAGATTGATACTACTTTGACTTGTCGGTTAAGAGAGTTGAAAAGATTGCAAAAATGCTGGAGCAGTATTGTCCTG TGCCTTTATGAAGCTGGAAAACATAAAATCCGACTGCTGGACATATTTTGTGAGGCACTTGATCCAGAGGCTTACAATTCGGTGGCTTCTGATAATCACACTGGATTAGGCAAAGGTTTTGGAATATCCACTCCAAGTGATCCCTCTATGCGTCAGCAATGCTTTACCATGCGAAAGGGTGGTTTTATTTGTCAAGCAATTCAAAAAGTGAG ACTACTTCCAGAAGCATCGCTGTCTCAGTTGCTTAAGAGTTGGGAAAATCTCACTGTGGATATTTATGAG ATCCATGACAAAGTGAAGGAGCTGCAGTCGATGGTGAAACTTGAGGAGGGAAGGATTTCGAAAGAAGATTTGACAGACATATGCAT ATTGTGTTCAAATGACAGGAGACATGCATCCTGGAGGCGCTTGAATATTGAGTCCTCAAAGAGAATAAATGAAAAAGCTGCTTCTTTAATTGATTGTATGGTTAG GGATTTTCTAAGGCCAATTGAATGCCTTCCTTTTCATGAAATTGGTTGCTTTAGAAATGTTGAAAAACTTCAGTTG GTATACACTAGCCCAGGAGCATGGTGA
- the LOC107414725 gene encoding origin of replication complex subunit 3 isoform X1, which yields MEMAVNSVSPSEFDSSTPPESSEKNLQPFFILHKASSRSSHRRRIHLSPSKSVIKTDDLLLRMEAFQSVWSEIHSASKDVLRDINTSAFNDIYHWVRQSFHAITSYGMPGFGQATRSFPLLTHATSKQLFTGLVLTKNMEFVDDLLTFEELGLCLKSHGCHVANLSSTDFSAKNGIGGCLRSLLRQFLMVSLDAADMSILASWYREQGNYNSPLIVIVDDMERCCPSILSVFILTLSEWVVKIPIILIMGVATTLDAPRNILPSNVLQQLCPCKFVLGSPAERMDAVLEAALLRQCSMFCIGHKVAVFLRNYFLNQDGTVTSFIRALKIACAQHFYMEPLSFMAGALFEEDNQGFQGERNVLLEGMLKYASELSSPDSDTRAEQIDTTLTCRLRELKRLQKCWSSIVLCLYEAGKHKIRLLDIFCEALDPEAYNSVASDNHTGLGKGFGISTPSDPSMRQQCFTMRKGGFICQAIQKVRLLPEASLSQLLKSWENLTVDIYEIHDKVKELQSMVKLEEGRISKEDLTDICILCSNDRRHASWRRLNIESSKRINEKAASLIDCMVRDFLRPIECLPFHEIGCFRNVEKLQLALIGDPRRRVQLDLLEFHKILWCSCCSRSCNIPLPSMPDTSIMYTLAQEHGDLINLPEWFQSFKTIISHISTKGKRKTKQSMLPKKTKYINESEDKSEASIQARFCRAVTELQITGLIRMPTKRRPDCVQRVAFGL from the exons ATGGAAATGGCGGTCAACTCTGTTTCACCGTCCGAATTTGATTCATCCACTCCTCCTGAGTCCTCTGAAAAGAATCTacag CCTTTCTTCATTCTTCACAAAGCATCCTCGCGAAGTTCCCACAGGAGGAGGATCCATCTCTCTCCATCAAAATCTGTCATCAAAACCGACGACCTCTTGCTGCGAATGGAAGCTTTTCAATCTGTTTGGTCCGAGATTCACTCCGCCAGCAAG GATGTTCTTAGGGATATCAATACTAGCGCATTCAACGACATATATCATTGGGTTCGCCAGTCCTTCCATGCTATTACATCATATGGAATGCCTGGTTTCGGCCAAGCAACTCGCTCTTTTCCCCTTCTTACTCATGCTACTTCCAAACAACTCTTCACTGGGCTGGTTTTGACCA AGAATATGGAGTTTGTTGATGATTTACTGACATTTGAAGAGCTTGGCCTCTGCCTGAAATCTCATGGATGCCACGTGGCTAACCTTTCGTCAACTGACTTTTCGGCCAAGAACGGGATTGGTGGTTGTCTGAGAAGTTTATTGAGACAGTTTTTAATGGTTTCCTTGGAC GCAGCAGACATGTCCATCTTAGCATCATGGTACAGAGAACAAGGAAACTACAATTCTCCACTGATTGTAATTGTAGATGATATGGAACGATGTTGTCCGTCTATTTTGTCAGTTTTCATTCTCACTTTGAG TGAATGGGTTGTCAAGATcccaataattttaataatgggAGTTGCAACAACACTGGATGCCCCAAGAAACATACTTCCTTCAAATGTGCTGCAGCAGTTGTGCCCTTGTAAATTTGTATTGGGTTCACCAGCTGAGAGAATGGATGCAGTTCTTGAGGCTGCACTTTTGAGGCAGTGTTCTATGTTTTGTATTGGCCATAAGGTGGCAGTTTTTCTGAGAAACTACTTCTTAAATCAGGATGGGACAGTAACATCTTTTATCAGAGCGCTGAAG ATAGCATGTGCTCAACATTTCTACATGGAGCCTTTAAGCTTTATGGCTGGTGCACTTTTTGAAGAAGACAATCAG GGGTTTCAGGGTGAGAGAAATGTTTTATTGGAAGGGATGCTCAAGTATGCTTCTGAGCTTTCATCACCTGATAG TGATACAAGGGCTGAACAGATTGATACTACTTTGACTTGTCGGTTAAGAGAGTTGAAAAGATTGCAAAAATGCTGGAGCAGTATTGTCCTG TGCCTTTATGAAGCTGGAAAACATAAAATCCGACTGCTGGACATATTTTGTGAGGCACTTGATCCAGAGGCTTACAATTCGGTGGCTTCTGATAATCACACTGGATTAGGCAAAGGTTTTGGAATATCCACTCCAAGTGATCCCTCTATGCGTCAGCAATGCTTTACCATGCGAAAGGGTGGTTTTATTTGTCAAGCAATTCAAAAAGTGAG ACTACTTCCAGAAGCATCGCTGTCTCAGTTGCTTAAGAGTTGGGAAAATCTCACTGTGGATATTTATGAG ATCCATGACAAAGTGAAGGAGCTGCAGTCGATGGTGAAACTTGAGGAGGGAAGGATTTCGAAAGAAGATTTGACAGACATATGCAT ATTGTGTTCAAATGACAGGAGACATGCATCCTGGAGGCGCTTGAATATTGAGTCCTCAAAGAGAATAAATGAAAAAGCTGCTTCTTTAATTGATTGTATGGTTAG GGATTTTCTAAGGCCAATTGAATGCCTTCCTTTTCATGAAATTGGTTGCTTTAGAAATGTTGAAAAACTTCAGTTG GCTTTAATTGGAGATCCAAGAAGAAGGGTTCAACTTGATCTTTTGGAATTCCACAAAATCTTGTGGTGTAGTTGCTGCAGCAGGAGTTGCAATATTCCATTACCATCTATGCCAGATACCTCAATTAT GTATACACTAGCCCAGGAGCATGGTGATCTTATCAATCTTCCTGAGTGGTTCCAATCTTTCAAAACAATTATCAGTCACATAAGCACTAAAGGGAAACGCAAGACAAAGCAATCCATGCtgccaaagaaaacaaaatatatcaatgaatcTGAAGACAAGAGTGAAGCATCGATTCA AGCACGGTTTTGCAGGGCAGTTACAGAGCTGCAGATTACAGGGCTCATACGGATGCCCACCAAAAGACGTCCTGATTGTGTCCAGAGAGTGGCCTTTGGGCTGTAA
- the LOC107414725 gene encoding origin of replication complex subunit 3 isoform X3 produces MEMAVNSVSPSEFDSSTPPESSEKNLQPFFILHKASSRSSHRRRIHLSPSKSVIKTDDLLLRMEAFQSVWSEIHSASKDVLRDINTSAFNDIYHWVRQSFHAITSYGMPGFGQATRSFPLLTHATSKQLFTGLVLTKNMEFVDDLLTFEELGLCLKSHGCHVANLSSTDFSAKNGIGGCLRSLLRQFLMVSLDAADMSILASWYREQGNYNSPLIVIVDDMERCCPSILSVFILTLSEWVVKIPIILIMGVATTLDAPRNILPSNVLQQLCPCKFVLGSPAERMDAVLEAALLRQCSMFCIGHKVAVFLRNYFLNQDGTVTSFIRALKIACAQHFYMEPLSFMAGALFEEDNQGFQGERNVLLEGMLKYASELSSPDSDTRAEQIDTTLTCRLRELKRLQKCWSSIVLCLYEAGKHKIRLLDIFCEALDPEAYNSVASDNHTGLGKGFGISTPSDPSMRQQCFTMRKGGFICQAIQKVRLLPEASLSQLLKSWENLTVDIYEIHDKVKELQSMVKLEEGRISKEDLTDICMRHASWRRLNIESSKRINEKAASLIDCMVRDFLRPIECLPFHEIGCFRNVEKLQLALIGDPRRRVQLDLLEFHKILWCSCCSRSCNIPLPSMPDTSIMYTLAQEHGDLINLPEWFQSFKTIISHISTKGKRKTKQSMLPKKTKYINESEDKSEASIQARFCRAVTELQITGLIRMPTKRRPDCVQRVAFGL; encoded by the exons ATGGAAATGGCGGTCAACTCTGTTTCACCGTCCGAATTTGATTCATCCACTCCTCCTGAGTCCTCTGAAAAGAATCTacag CCTTTCTTCATTCTTCACAAAGCATCCTCGCGAAGTTCCCACAGGAGGAGGATCCATCTCTCTCCATCAAAATCTGTCATCAAAACCGACGACCTCTTGCTGCGAATGGAAGCTTTTCAATCTGTTTGGTCCGAGATTCACTCCGCCAGCAAG GATGTTCTTAGGGATATCAATACTAGCGCATTCAACGACATATATCATTGGGTTCGCCAGTCCTTCCATGCTATTACATCATATGGAATGCCTGGTTTCGGCCAAGCAACTCGCTCTTTTCCCCTTCTTACTCATGCTACTTCCAAACAACTCTTCACTGGGCTGGTTTTGACCA AGAATATGGAGTTTGTTGATGATTTACTGACATTTGAAGAGCTTGGCCTCTGCCTGAAATCTCATGGATGCCACGTGGCTAACCTTTCGTCAACTGACTTTTCGGCCAAGAACGGGATTGGTGGTTGTCTGAGAAGTTTATTGAGACAGTTTTTAATGGTTTCCTTGGAC GCAGCAGACATGTCCATCTTAGCATCATGGTACAGAGAACAAGGAAACTACAATTCTCCACTGATTGTAATTGTAGATGATATGGAACGATGTTGTCCGTCTATTTTGTCAGTTTTCATTCTCACTTTGAG TGAATGGGTTGTCAAGATcccaataattttaataatgggAGTTGCAACAACACTGGATGCCCCAAGAAACATACTTCCTTCAAATGTGCTGCAGCAGTTGTGCCCTTGTAAATTTGTATTGGGTTCACCAGCTGAGAGAATGGATGCAGTTCTTGAGGCTGCACTTTTGAGGCAGTGTTCTATGTTTTGTATTGGCCATAAGGTGGCAGTTTTTCTGAGAAACTACTTCTTAAATCAGGATGGGACAGTAACATCTTTTATCAGAGCGCTGAAG ATAGCATGTGCTCAACATTTCTACATGGAGCCTTTAAGCTTTATGGCTGGTGCACTTTTTGAAGAAGACAATCAG GGGTTTCAGGGTGAGAGAAATGTTTTATTGGAAGGGATGCTCAAGTATGCTTCTGAGCTTTCATCACCTGATAG TGATACAAGGGCTGAACAGATTGATACTACTTTGACTTGTCGGTTAAGAGAGTTGAAAAGATTGCAAAAATGCTGGAGCAGTATTGTCCTG TGCCTTTATGAAGCTGGAAAACATAAAATCCGACTGCTGGACATATTTTGTGAGGCACTTGATCCAGAGGCTTACAATTCGGTGGCTTCTGATAATCACACTGGATTAGGCAAAGGTTTTGGAATATCCACTCCAAGTGATCCCTCTATGCGTCAGCAATGCTTTACCATGCGAAAGGGTGGTTTTATTTGTCAAGCAATTCAAAAAGTGAG ACTACTTCCAGAAGCATCGCTGTCTCAGTTGCTTAAGAGTTGGGAAAATCTCACTGTGGATATTTATGAG ATCCATGACAAAGTGAAGGAGCTGCAGTCGATGGTGAAACTTGAGGAGGGAAGGATTTCGAAAGAAGATTTGACAGACATATGCAT GAGACATGCATCCTGGAGGCGCTTGAATATTGAGTCCTCAAAGAGAATAAATGAAAAAGCTGCTTCTTTAATTGATTGTATGGTTAG GGATTTTCTAAGGCCAATTGAATGCCTTCCTTTTCATGAAATTGGTTGCTTTAGAAATGTTGAAAAACTTCAGTTG GCTTTAATTGGAGATCCAAGAAGAAGGGTTCAACTTGATCTTTTGGAATTCCACAAAATCTTGTGGTGTAGTTGCTGCAGCAGGAGTTGCAATATTCCATTACCATCTATGCCAGATACCTCAATTAT GTATACACTAGCCCAGGAGCATGGTGATCTTATCAATCTTCCTGAGTGGTTCCAATCTTTCAAAACAATTATCAGTCACATAAGCACTAAAGGGAAACGCAAGACAAAGCAATCCATGCtgccaaagaaaacaaaatatatcaatgaatcTGAAGACAAGAGTGAAGCATCGATTCA AGCACGGTTTTGCAGGGCAGTTACAGAGCTGCAGATTACAGGGCTCATACGGATGCCCACCAAAAGACGTCCTGATTGTGTCCAGAGAGTGGCCTTTGGGCTGTAA
- the LOC107414725 gene encoding origin of replication complex subunit 3 isoform X2, which translates to MEMAVNSVSPSEFDSSTPPESSEKNLQPFFILHKASSRSSHRRRIHLSPSKSVIKTDDLLLRMEAFQSVWSEIHSASKDVLRDINTSAFNDIYHWVRQSFHAITSYGMPGFGQATRSFPLLTHATSKQLFTGLVLTKNMEFVDDLLTFEELGLCLKSHGCHVANLSSTDFSAKNGIGGCLRSLLRQFLMVSLDAADMSILASWYREQGNYNSPLIVIVDDMERCCPSILSVFILTLSEWVVKIPIILIMGVATTLDAPRNILPSNVLQQLCPCKFVLGSPAERMDAVLEAALLRQCSMFCIGHKVAVFLRNYFLNQDGTVTSFIRALKIACAQHFYMEPLSFMAGALFEEDNQGERNVLLEGMLKYASELSSPDSDTRAEQIDTTLTCRLRELKRLQKCWSSIVLCLYEAGKHKIRLLDIFCEALDPEAYNSVASDNHTGLGKGFGISTPSDPSMRQQCFTMRKGGFICQAIQKVRLLPEASLSQLLKSWENLTVDIYEIHDKVKELQSMVKLEEGRISKEDLTDICILCSNDRRHASWRRLNIESSKRINEKAASLIDCMVRDFLRPIECLPFHEIGCFRNVEKLQLALIGDPRRRVQLDLLEFHKILWCSCCSRSCNIPLPSMPDTSIMYTLAQEHGDLINLPEWFQSFKTIISHISTKGKRKTKQSMLPKKTKYINESEDKSEASIQARFCRAVTELQITGLIRMPTKRRPDCVQRVAFGL; encoded by the exons ATGGAAATGGCGGTCAACTCTGTTTCACCGTCCGAATTTGATTCATCCACTCCTCCTGAGTCCTCTGAAAAGAATCTacag CCTTTCTTCATTCTTCACAAAGCATCCTCGCGAAGTTCCCACAGGAGGAGGATCCATCTCTCTCCATCAAAATCTGTCATCAAAACCGACGACCTCTTGCTGCGAATGGAAGCTTTTCAATCTGTTTGGTCCGAGATTCACTCCGCCAGCAAG GATGTTCTTAGGGATATCAATACTAGCGCATTCAACGACATATATCATTGGGTTCGCCAGTCCTTCCATGCTATTACATCATATGGAATGCCTGGTTTCGGCCAAGCAACTCGCTCTTTTCCCCTTCTTACTCATGCTACTTCCAAACAACTCTTCACTGGGCTGGTTTTGACCA AGAATATGGAGTTTGTTGATGATTTACTGACATTTGAAGAGCTTGGCCTCTGCCTGAAATCTCATGGATGCCACGTGGCTAACCTTTCGTCAACTGACTTTTCGGCCAAGAACGGGATTGGTGGTTGTCTGAGAAGTTTATTGAGACAGTTTTTAATGGTTTCCTTGGAC GCAGCAGACATGTCCATCTTAGCATCATGGTACAGAGAACAAGGAAACTACAATTCTCCACTGATTGTAATTGTAGATGATATGGAACGATGTTGTCCGTCTATTTTGTCAGTTTTCATTCTCACTTTGAG TGAATGGGTTGTCAAGATcccaataattttaataatgggAGTTGCAACAACACTGGATGCCCCAAGAAACATACTTCCTTCAAATGTGCTGCAGCAGTTGTGCCCTTGTAAATTTGTATTGGGTTCACCAGCTGAGAGAATGGATGCAGTTCTTGAGGCTGCACTTTTGAGGCAGTGTTCTATGTTTTGTATTGGCCATAAGGTGGCAGTTTTTCTGAGAAACTACTTCTTAAATCAGGATGGGACAGTAACATCTTTTATCAGAGCGCTGAAG ATAGCATGTGCTCAACATTTCTACATGGAGCCTTTAAGCTTTATGGCTGGTGCACTTTTTGAAGAAGACAATCAG GGTGAGAGAAATGTTTTATTGGAAGGGATGCTCAAGTATGCTTCTGAGCTTTCATCACCTGATAG TGATACAAGGGCTGAACAGATTGATACTACTTTGACTTGTCGGTTAAGAGAGTTGAAAAGATTGCAAAAATGCTGGAGCAGTATTGTCCTG TGCCTTTATGAAGCTGGAAAACATAAAATCCGACTGCTGGACATATTTTGTGAGGCACTTGATCCAGAGGCTTACAATTCGGTGGCTTCTGATAATCACACTGGATTAGGCAAAGGTTTTGGAATATCCACTCCAAGTGATCCCTCTATGCGTCAGCAATGCTTTACCATGCGAAAGGGTGGTTTTATTTGTCAAGCAATTCAAAAAGTGAG ACTACTTCCAGAAGCATCGCTGTCTCAGTTGCTTAAGAGTTGGGAAAATCTCACTGTGGATATTTATGAG ATCCATGACAAAGTGAAGGAGCTGCAGTCGATGGTGAAACTTGAGGAGGGAAGGATTTCGAAAGAAGATTTGACAGACATATGCAT ATTGTGTTCAAATGACAGGAGACATGCATCCTGGAGGCGCTTGAATATTGAGTCCTCAAAGAGAATAAATGAAAAAGCTGCTTCTTTAATTGATTGTATGGTTAG GGATTTTCTAAGGCCAATTGAATGCCTTCCTTTTCATGAAATTGGTTGCTTTAGAAATGTTGAAAAACTTCAGTTG GCTTTAATTGGAGATCCAAGAAGAAGGGTTCAACTTGATCTTTTGGAATTCCACAAAATCTTGTGGTGTAGTTGCTGCAGCAGGAGTTGCAATATTCCATTACCATCTATGCCAGATACCTCAATTAT GTATACACTAGCCCAGGAGCATGGTGATCTTATCAATCTTCCTGAGTGGTTCCAATCTTTCAAAACAATTATCAGTCACATAAGCACTAAAGGGAAACGCAAGACAAAGCAATCCATGCtgccaaagaaaacaaaatatatcaatgaatcTGAAGACAAGAGTGAAGCATCGATTCA AGCACGGTTTTGCAGGGCAGTTACAGAGCTGCAGATTACAGGGCTCATACGGATGCCCACCAAAAGACGTCCTGATTGTGTCCAGAGAGTGGCCTTTGGGCTGTAA